Proteins co-encoded in one Cucurbita pepo subsp. pepo cultivar mu-cu-16 chromosome LG15, ASM280686v2, whole genome shotgun sequence genomic window:
- the LOC111811100 gene encoding pentatricopeptide repeat-containing protein At5g09450, mitochondrial isoform X2: MASRSLFLSLNRNRGFLNQSFKAIPVFNEASVSNYCSHGALRSESLDESVNSEEINDLKSRIFRLRLPKRSAINVIQRWTSEGNQVTITELRNISKELRRLQRYKHALEILEWMVSHNKNELSDSDFAIRIDLMTKVFGIDAAERYFEGLPIDAKTCETYTALLHSFAGSKLTEKAETLYEKMKESGIPLTALPFNEMMTLYTSVGQVEKVSSIVDDLKQSKVHPDIFTYNLWISSLAATLNINGVIRILDEMNRNPNSNEVWVRYINLVNIYITSAHLLHSESNSVVESESGITQREWITYDLLIILYAGMGNKDKVDEIWRSLRMTKQKMTSRNYICILSCYLMLDHLKEIGEVIDQWKQSSSGDFDVSACNRLVNAFVEAGLKEKGNSFVTILKNCEPTEA, from the exons ATGGCTTCTcgctctctcttcctctccttAAATCG GAATAGAGGCTTCTTAAATCAAAGTTTCAAAGCGATCCCGGTCTTCAACGAAGCCAGTGTTTCGAACTATTGCTCTCATGGAGCACTGAGGAGTGAATCTCTTGATGAATCAGTGAATTCTGAAGAAATCAATGACTTGAAGAGCAGAATATTTCGGCTCAGACTTCCCAAGCGAAGTGCTATCAACGTTATTCAGAGATGGACGAGTGAGGGAAATCAAGTTACGATCACTGAGCTTCGGAACATCTCCAAAGAACTCAGAAGGCTTCAGCGGTATAAGCACGCTCTTGAG ATTTTAGAATGGATGGTGTCTCATAACAAAAACGAGTTATCCGATTCTGACTTTGCAATCCGCATTGACTTGATGACGAAAGTTTTCGGTATCGATGCTGCTGAACGATACTTTGAAGGTCTGCCAATCGACGCCAAAACTTGTGAAACTTATACTGCTCTCCTTCACTCATTTGCGGGATCCAAATTGACTGAAAAGGCAGAAACTctttatgaaaaaatgaaggagTCAGGTATACCTCTCACTGCCCTTCCATTCAATGAGATGATGACTTTGTACACATCGGTCGGGCAAGTAGAAAAGGTATCCTCGATTGTCGACGACCTGAAACAAAGCAAGGTTCATCCTGACATTTTCACGTATAATCTTTGGATCAGCTCTCTAGCTGCAACATTAAATATCAATGGCGTTATACGGATTCTCGATGAGATGAATCGCAACCCCAATTCAAATGAAGTCTGGGTGCGATATATCAATCTCGTCAACATATACATTACATCAGCTCATCTACTGCATTCCGAGTCGAACTCCGTAGTCGAGTCTGAGAGTGGCATTACGCAACGAGAATGGATTACATACGACCTCCTCATTATCTTGTATGCTGGTATGGGAAACAAAGACAAAGTTGATGAGATTTGGAGATCATTAAGGATGACAAAGCAAAAAATGACGAGCAGAAACTACATTTGCATTCTATCTTGTTACCTGATGCTTGATCACTTGAAGGAAATTGGTGAAGTTATTGATCAATGGAAACAATCAAGTAGTGGAGATTTTGATGTTTCTGCTTGTAACAGGCTTGTAAATGCGTTTGTTGAAGCTGGCTTGAAGGAGAAAGGCAACAGTTTTGTCACCATTTTGAAGAACTGTGAACCCACAGAAGCATAG
- the LOC111811100 gene encoding pentatricopeptide repeat-containing protein At5g09450, mitochondrial isoform X1, whose translation MASRSLFLSLNRKFRNRGFLNQSFKAIPVFNEASVSNYCSHGALRSESLDESVNSEEINDLKSRIFRLRLPKRSAINVIQRWTSEGNQVTITELRNISKELRRLQRYKHALEILEWMVSHNKNELSDSDFAIRIDLMTKVFGIDAAERYFEGLPIDAKTCETYTALLHSFAGSKLTEKAETLYEKMKESGIPLTALPFNEMMTLYTSVGQVEKVSSIVDDLKQSKVHPDIFTYNLWISSLAATLNINGVIRILDEMNRNPNSNEVWVRYINLVNIYITSAHLLHSESNSVVESESGITQREWITYDLLIILYAGMGNKDKVDEIWRSLRMTKQKMTSRNYICILSCYLMLDHLKEIGEVIDQWKQSSSGDFDVSACNRLVNAFVEAGLKEKGNSFVTILKNCEPTEA comes from the exons ATGGCTTCTcgctctctcttcctctccttAAATCG AAAATTCAGGAATAGAGGCTTCTTAAATCAAAGTTTCAAAGCGATCCCGGTCTTCAACGAAGCCAGTGTTTCGAACTATTGCTCTCATGGAGCACTGAGGAGTGAATCTCTTGATGAATCAGTGAATTCTGAAGAAATCAATGACTTGAAGAGCAGAATATTTCGGCTCAGACTTCCCAAGCGAAGTGCTATCAACGTTATTCAGAGATGGACGAGTGAGGGAAATCAAGTTACGATCACTGAGCTTCGGAACATCTCCAAAGAACTCAGAAGGCTTCAGCGGTATAAGCACGCTCTTGAG ATTTTAGAATGGATGGTGTCTCATAACAAAAACGAGTTATCCGATTCTGACTTTGCAATCCGCATTGACTTGATGACGAAAGTTTTCGGTATCGATGCTGCTGAACGATACTTTGAAGGTCTGCCAATCGACGCCAAAACTTGTGAAACTTATACTGCTCTCCTTCACTCATTTGCGGGATCCAAATTGACTGAAAAGGCAGAAACTctttatgaaaaaatgaaggagTCAGGTATACCTCTCACTGCCCTTCCATTCAATGAGATGATGACTTTGTACACATCGGTCGGGCAAGTAGAAAAGGTATCCTCGATTGTCGACGACCTGAAACAAAGCAAGGTTCATCCTGACATTTTCACGTATAATCTTTGGATCAGCTCTCTAGCTGCAACATTAAATATCAATGGCGTTATACGGATTCTCGATGAGATGAATCGCAACCCCAATTCAAATGAAGTCTGGGTGCGATATATCAATCTCGTCAACATATACATTACATCAGCTCATCTACTGCATTCCGAGTCGAACTCCGTAGTCGAGTCTGAGAGTGGCATTACGCAACGAGAATGGATTACATACGACCTCCTCATTATCTTGTATGCTGGTATGGGAAACAAAGACAAAGTTGATGAGATTTGGAGATCATTAAGGATGACAAAGCAAAAAATGACGAGCAGAAACTACATTTGCATTCTATCTTGTTACCTGATGCTTGATCACTTGAAGGAAATTGGTGAAGTTATTGATCAATGGAAACAATCAAGTAGTGGAGATTTTGATGTTTCTGCTTGTAACAGGCTTGTAAATGCGTTTGTTGAAGCTGGCTTGAAGGAGAAAGGCAACAGTTTTGTCACCATTTTGAAGAACTGTGAACCCACAGAAGCATAG